One genomic region from Kineobactrum salinum encodes:
- the rlmKL gene encoding bifunctional 23S rRNA (guanine(2069)-N(7))-methyltransferase RlmK/23S rRNA (guanine(2445)-N(2))-methyltransferase RlmL, whose amino-acid sequence MKLAGNQQWFATCPKGMEGLLAAELSALGAQQARKTVAGVYFEGALVTGYRACLWSRLANRILLPLTRFPGQDADALYQGLLQVDWGAIMRPEQTFSIDFSGESTAIRNTQFGAQRSKDAIVDWFQQRSGRRPSVERRDPDLRFNVRLSRQGIMLALDMAGGSLHQRGYRLQAGAAPLKENLAAAILLRADWPGMAARGGALIDPMCGAGTLLLEGAMMAADIAPGLQRRHYGFERWQGHNAAQWQALVSDARGRAERGLRATLPEIRGYDADPQVVRRAQENIARAGLETVVRVSCKPLSELKKPTHKPLPHGLLVCNPPYGERLGDKASLQYLYRQLGETMLREFAGWQAAVFTADSELGRATGLRSHKQYKLWNGALASAVLLFDLDNNRLSEQHPGPAAATATAAEPASEPRLSPGAEMFGNRLRKNRRRLASWIKREGIDCYRVYDADMPEYAVAVDIYAGQVHVAEYQAPREVDPEAAAQRLAEVRAALPQALAVAPDAVVYKTRQRQRGDQQYRKQADSGEMLTVQEGQARLLVNLRDYLDTGLFLDHRPLRLRLAREAKGKDFLNLFCYTGSATVHAALGGARSTTSVDLSNTYLGWLRKNLAHNGLDESRNRVLRADCMEWLGNCEQQFDLVLLDPPSFSNSKKLNDSFDVQRDHAALLNAAMAVLRPGGVLYFSNNRRGFRLDPSVQETWECVDISRETLDPDFQRNPRVHSCWRCTARA is encoded by the coding sequence GTGAAGCTGGCCGGGAATCAACAGTGGTTTGCCACCTGCCCGAAGGGCATGGAGGGCCTGCTGGCAGCCGAGCTATCGGCGCTGGGGGCCCAGCAAGCGCGCAAAACCGTGGCCGGCGTGTATTTCGAGGGCGCGCTGGTCACCGGCTACCGCGCCTGTCTGTGGTCGCGCCTGGCCAATCGCATTCTGCTGCCGCTGACCCGTTTTCCCGGGCAGGACGCGGATGCGCTGTATCAGGGCCTGCTCCAGGTTGACTGGGGTGCGATCATGCGTCCGGAGCAGACCTTCAGCATTGATTTCAGCGGCGAAAGCACAGCCATCCGCAATACCCAGTTCGGTGCCCAGCGCAGCAAGGATGCGATTGTCGACTGGTTCCAGCAGCGCTCAGGCCGGCGCCCATCGGTTGAGCGGCGCGACCCGGACCTGCGTTTCAACGTGCGGTTGAGCCGCCAGGGCATCATGCTGGCGCTGGACATGGCCGGCGGCAGCCTGCATCAGCGCGGCTACCGCTTGCAGGCCGGGGCGGCGCCGCTAAAGGAAAACCTGGCCGCGGCGATCCTGCTGCGGGCCGACTGGCCCGGCATGGCCGCCCGTGGCGGTGCGCTGATCGACCCGATGTGCGGCGCCGGGACGCTGTTGCTGGAAGGGGCGATGATGGCGGCGGATATTGCCCCCGGGTTGCAGCGCAGGCACTACGGTTTCGAGCGCTGGCAGGGGCACAACGCAGCCCAGTGGCAGGCTCTGGTCAGTGACGCCCGGGGCCGTGCCGAGCGCGGCCTGCGGGCAACGTTGCCAGAGATTCGCGGCTACGACGCAGACCCGCAGGTGGTGCGGCGAGCGCAGGAAAACATTGCCCGGGCGGGTCTCGAAACGGTTGTACGAGTCAGCTGCAAGCCTTTGTCTGAGCTGAAAAAACCCACCCACAAACCGTTGCCGCATGGCTTGCTGGTGTGCAATCCGCCCTACGGCGAGCGGCTGGGGGACAAGGCCAGCCTGCAGTATCTGTACCGCCAGTTGGGAGAAACCATGCTGCGGGAATTTGCCGGCTGGCAGGCGGCGGTGTTCACCGCGGACAGTGAACTGGGCCGGGCCACTGGCCTGCGCTCGCACAAACAGTACAAGCTCTGGAATGGTGCTTTGGCCAGCGCCGTGCTGTTGTTTGATCTGGACAACAACCGCCTCAGCGAACAGCATCCGGGCCCGGCTGCAGCGACTGCAACCGCAGCGGAGCCGGCCAGCGAGCCCCGGTTGAGCCCGGGGGCCGAGATGTTCGGGAACCGCCTACGCAAGAACCGGCGCCGCCTGGCGAGCTGGATCAAGCGCGAGGGCATCGACTGCTACCGGGTCTACGATGCGGACATGCCGGAATATGCGGTGGCGGTGGATATCTACGCGGGGCAGGTACATGTGGCCGAGTACCAGGCCCCGCGCGAGGTCGATCCCGAGGCCGCGGCCCAGCGCCTGGCCGAAGTCCGGGCAGCGTTGCCGCAGGCGTTGGCAGTGGCGCCCGACGCCGTGGTGTACAAGACCCGCCAGCGTCAGCGTGGCGACCAGCAGTATCGCAAACAGGCCGACAGTGGGGAGATGCTGACGGTGCAGGAGGGGCAGGCGCGGTTGCTGGTGAATCTGCGTGACTATCTCGATACCGGCCTGTTCCTGGATCACCGGCCGTTGCGCTTGCGGTTGGCGCGGGAAGCCAAGGGCAAGGATTTTCTCAACCTGTTCTGCTACACCGGCAGCGCGACCGTGCATGCAGCCCTGGGTGGGGCCCGCAGCACCACCAGTGTCGACCTCTCCAATACCTACCTGGGCTGGTTGCGCAAAAACCTGGCCCACAATGGCCTGGATGAAAGCCGCAACCGGGTGCTGCGCGCCGATTGTATGGAATGGCTGGGCAACTGCGAGCAGCAGTTTGACCTGGTGCTGCTGGACCCGCCGTCCTTCTCCAATTCGAAAAAGCTGAATGACTCCTTTGACGTGCAGCGTGATCACGCGGCGCTGCTGAATGCGGCGATGGCCGTGCTGCGCCCCGGGGGAGTATTGTACTTCTCCAATAACCGGCGCGGTTTCCGGCTGGACCCGTCGGTGCAGGAGACCTGGGAGTGCGTGGATATCAGTCGTGAAACCCTGGATCCGGACTTCCAGCGCAACCCGAGGGTCCATAGCTGTTGGCGCTGCACGGCTCGCGCTTGA
- a CDS encoding metal-dependent hydrolase, whose amino-acid sequence MDPLTQGVVGAMLPQASAGRRQVVAAGILGGLAGMAPDLDVLIRSSSDPLLFLEYHRQFTHSLLFIPVGSLLCALLLYLPIGRRCGLSLQRTWLYCALGYATHGVLDTCTTYGTLLLWPFSDQRFAWNTISIIDPLFTLPLLALVVAAARSRRPLLARLALVWALAYLSLGLWQRNVAQELGQALAAQRGHQPLKLEAKPSFANILVWKVVYENDGVFYVDAVRSWPEPVIYPGSSIARLDPGRDLPWLDPASQQAFDIQRFSWFSNGYVAQDPQHPERIMDVRYSMLPNEIDPLWSIELQPDAGPLAHVDYLVHRDSGGGHLQRLWQMLRGEGDSVGESRPGGG is encoded by the coding sequence ATGGATCCGCTCACGCAGGGCGTGGTGGGTGCAATGTTGCCGCAGGCCAGTGCTGGCCGGCGCCAGGTGGTTGCGGCGGGCATACTCGGTGGACTGGCGGGCATGGCCCCCGACCTCGATGTACTGATCCGCTCCTCCAGCGACCCCCTGCTGTTTCTGGAGTATCACCGCCAGTTCACGCATTCACTGCTGTTCATTCCTGTCGGCAGCCTGCTTTGTGCGCTGCTGTTGTACCTGCCTATCGGCCGGCGCTGTGGCCTGAGCCTGCAGCGGACCTGGCTGTACTGCGCACTGGGCTATGCTACTCACGGTGTACTGGACACCTGCACCACCTACGGCACGCTGTTGTTGTGGCCTTTCAGCGACCAGAGGTTTGCCTGGAACACGATTTCGATCATCGACCCGTTGTTCACTCTGCCGCTGCTGGCACTGGTAGTGGCGGCCGCGCGTTCACGGCGCCCGCTACTGGCCCGGCTGGCACTGGTCTGGGCGCTGGCCTATCTGTCGCTGGGGCTGTGGCAACGCAACGTGGCCCAGGAGTTGGGGCAGGCGCTGGCAGCACAGCGCGGCCACCAGCCCCTGAAGCTGGAAGCCAAACCCAGCTTCGCCAATATCCTGGTGTGGAAAGTGGTGTATGAAAACGATGGCGTATTCTATGTGGATGCGGTGCGCAGCTGGCCTGAGCCGGTGATTTATCCGGGCAGCTCGATTGCCCGGCTGGATCCCGGGCGCGACTTGCCGTGGCTGGATCCGGCCAGCCAGCAGGCCTTCGACATCCAGCGTTTCAGCTGGTTCAGCAACGGCTACGTGGCACAGGACCCACAGCATCCCGAACGAATCATGGATGTGCGTTATTCGATGCTGCCCAATGAGATAGACCCGCTGTGGAGTATCGAGCTGCAGCCCGACGCGGGTCCACTGGCCCACGTCGATTATCTGGTTCACCGCGACAGTGGCGGTGGCCATCTGCAGCGGCTGTGGCAGATGCTGCGCGGGGAGGGTGACTCAGTCGGCGAGAGCCGCCCGGGCGGCGGCTAG
- the leuC gene encoding 3-isopropylmalate dehydratase large subunit, which yields MSGLTLYDKLWRNHLVEQRDDGSALIYIDRHLIHEVTSPQAFEGLRLAGRKPWRLDANLAVPDHNVPTSAEERAGGVAGILDAVSRLQVQTLDDNCLAFDITEIPINDRRQGIVHVVGPEQGATLPGMTVVCGDSHTSTHGAFGALAHGIGTSEVEHVLATQCLIQKKMKNMLVRIDGQLQPGVTAKDAALAVIGEIGTAGGTGYAIEFGGEVVRAMTMEGRMTMCNMSIEAGARMGMIAVDQTTLDYVRGRTYAPTGELWDAAVAAWRDLHSDADAVFDRVLELRGEDIKPQVTWGTSPEMVLPVDGVLPDPAAIDNPSRREATSRALEYMGLRPGMAITDIRPDRVFIGSCTNSRIEDLRAAAGVVRGRHIAASIKQALVVPGSGEVKAQAEAEGLDQVFLAAGMEWREPGCSMCLAMNADKLGPGEHCASTSNRNFEGRQGFGGRTHLVSPTMAAAAAIAGHFVDIRTVQEL from the coding sequence ATGTCCGGGCTGACACTGTATGACAAACTCTGGCGCAATCATCTGGTCGAGCAGCGTGACGATGGCTCCGCCCTGATCTATATCGATCGACACCTGATTCACGAAGTGACTTCGCCGCAGGCCTTCGAGGGCCTGCGGCTGGCCGGACGCAAGCCCTGGCGGCTGGACGCCAACCTCGCGGTGCCGGATCACAACGTCCCCACCTCCGCCGAAGAGCGCGCCGGCGGCGTGGCCGGCATCCTGGACGCGGTCTCCCGGCTGCAGGTGCAGACCCTGGATGACAACTGCCTGGCATTCGATATCACCGAGATTCCGATCAATGATCGCCGCCAGGGCATTGTCCATGTGGTGGGCCCGGAGCAGGGGGCGACCCTGCCCGGCATGACCGTGGTCTGCGGCGATTCCCACACCTCTACGCACGGCGCCTTCGGTGCGCTGGCTCATGGCATCGGTACCTCGGAGGTGGAGCATGTGCTGGCCACCCAGTGTCTGATCCAGAAAAAGATGAAGAACATGCTGGTGCGCATCGATGGCCAGCTGCAGCCCGGTGTCACGGCCAAGGATGCTGCGCTGGCGGTGATCGGCGAGATCGGCACCGCCGGCGGTACCGGCTACGCCATCGAGTTCGGCGGCGAGGTGGTGCGCGCCATGACCATGGAGGGGCGCATGACCATGTGCAACATGTCGATCGAGGCGGGCGCCCGGATGGGCATGATCGCGGTGGACCAGACCACACTGGACTACGTGCGCGGGCGTACCTACGCCCCGACGGGCGAACTCTGGGACGCGGCCGTGGCTGCCTGGCGCGACCTGCACAGCGACGCCGATGCGGTGTTCGACCGGGTACTGGAGCTGCGCGGTGAAGACATCAAGCCCCAGGTGACCTGGGGCACCTCGCCGGAGATGGTACTGCCGGTGGACGGGGTGCTGCCCGACCCGGCCGCGATCGACAATCCCTCGCGCCGCGAGGCCACCAGCCGGGCGCTGGAATACATGGGGCTGCGCCCGGGCATGGCGATCACCGACATCCGGCCGGACCGCGTCTTCATCGGCTCCTGTACCAATTCCCGGATCGAGGACCTGCGGGCCGCGGCGGGGGTGGTGCGGGGCCGGCATATCGCGGCCAGTATCAAGCAGGCACTGGTCGTGCCCGGCTCCGGCGAGGTCAAGGCCCAGGCCGAGGCCGAGGGGCTGGACCAGGTGTTCCTGGCCGCCGGCATGGAGTGGCGCGAGCCCGGCTGTTCCATGTGCCTGGCGATGAATGCCGATAAACTCGGCCCGGGCGAGCATTGCGCCTCCACCTCGAACCGCAATTTCGAGGGACGCCAGGGCTTCGGTGGGCGCACCCATCTGGTGAGCCCGACGATGGCCGCGGCCGCTGCGATTGCCGGCCATTTCGTCGATATACGTACTGTGCAGGAGCTGTGA
- the ppdK gene encoding pyruvate, phosphate dikinase: MAKRVYLFNEGSKDDRDLLGGKGANLCEMTTLGLPVPFGFIITAPTCREFFEAGNKLPPLLEQEYRVALDLVEKQMDARFGDPDDPLLFSVRSGAAVSMPGMMNTVLNLGLNDDIAAGLARKTGNPRFAYDCYRRFIQMFADVVMGIDGEQFEHEIERYKTAHGKQNDVEMSAEDWQEIIRVYKGLVNFPEDPFQQLKMAVEAVFLSWHTPRAYVYREMNNIPETLGTAVTVQAMVFGNFGDTSGSGVAFTRNPSNGDPLFFGEFLFNAAGEDVVAGTRTPLPVSALQERLPAVYDELYTTQALLEHHYRDMQDLEFTVQEGRLYMLQTRSGKRTGRASVKIAVDMVREGLITEKEALMRVSPEHVESFLHPMVDPARKTEIVATGLPASPGGATGRIVFSAEEAVEVAAGGDSVILVRRETTPEDIHGMKVAAGILTELGGMTSHAAVVARGMGVCAITGCGALTINYAEGTATTDAGVVMRRGDVITLDGTAGEVMLGDVPKTEASSSDDFQTLLSWADKHRRLKVRANAETPEDAAKALELGAEGIGLCRTEHMFFEADRIDQMRGMILAANREERQHYLDQLLTYQEEDMLALFRVMNGLPVTVRLLDPPLHEFLPHTEDDMAALSQRIGKPVAAIREMTESLQEVNPMLGFRGCRLSIVYPEITEMQVKAIISAAVRATEEGLRPHPEIMIPLVVNVREIRLISKIIDRGIQAVMQEKHVSIPYKIGTMMETPRATLGADRLAAEVEFMSFGTNDLTQMTYGFSRDDVGKFLPQYLEKKLVEQDPFVSLDTRAVGRLMEIAVTESRARKPGIKYGICGEHGGDPLSIQFCHDLGLDYVSCSPFRVPVARIAAAQAKVRREQDS, encoded by the coding sequence ATGGCCAAACGCGTATACCTGTTCAACGAGGGCAGCAAGGATGACCGCGATCTGCTCGGCGGCAAAGGTGCCAATCTCTGTGAAATGACGACCCTGGGGCTGCCTGTGCCCTTCGGCTTCATCATCACCGCACCCACCTGCCGGGAGTTTTTCGAGGCCGGCAACAAGTTGCCGCCACTGCTGGAACAGGAGTACCGGGTGGCGCTGGACCTGGTGGAAAAGCAGATGGATGCCCGTTTTGGCGACCCGGACGATCCGCTGCTGTTCTCGGTGCGCTCGGGAGCCGCGGTGTCCATGCCCGGCATGATGAACACGGTACTCAATCTGGGCCTGAATGACGATATTGCAGCCGGCCTGGCCCGCAAGACCGGCAACCCGCGCTTTGCCTACGATTGCTACCGGCGTTTTATCCAGATGTTTGCCGACGTGGTGATGGGCATTGACGGCGAGCAGTTTGAACACGAAATCGAGCGCTACAAGACCGCTCACGGCAAACAGAATGATGTCGAGATGAGTGCCGAAGACTGGCAGGAAATCATTCGCGTCTACAAGGGCCTGGTCAATTTTCCCGAAGATCCGTTCCAGCAGCTGAAAATGGCGGTGGAGGCGGTATTCCTTTCCTGGCATACACCGCGGGCCTACGTCTACCGGGAGATGAACAACATTCCGGAAACCCTGGGCACCGCGGTCACTGTGCAGGCGATGGTGTTCGGCAATTTTGGCGACACCTCCGGCTCCGGCGTGGCCTTCACCCGCAACCCCTCCAATGGCGATCCGCTGTTTTTCGGCGAATTCCTGTTCAATGCCGCCGGTGAGGATGTAGTGGCCGGCACCCGCACCCCGCTGCCGGTATCCGCACTGCAGGAACGCCTGCCCGCCGTCTACGATGAGCTCTACACCACCCAGGCGCTGCTGGAGCACCACTACCGCGACATGCAGGACCTGGAGTTCACGGTCCAGGAGGGCCGACTCTACATGCTGCAGACCCGCAGCGGCAAGCGCACCGGTCGGGCCTCGGTTAAAATTGCCGTGGACATGGTGCGCGAAGGTTTGATCACCGAGAAAGAAGCGCTGATGCGCGTCTCGCCCGAACATGTCGAGTCGTTTCTGCACCCGATGGTGGACCCGGCCCGCAAGACGGAGATCGTCGCCACCGGCCTGCCTGCCAGTCCCGGCGGCGCCACTGGCCGGATCGTGTTTTCCGCCGAAGAGGCGGTAGAAGTCGCGGCTGGCGGTGACAGCGTAATCCTGGTGCGTCGAGAGACCACACCGGAGGATATTCACGGCATGAAGGTCGCCGCCGGCATCCTCACCGAACTGGGCGGCATGACCTCCCACGCTGCGGTCGTCGCCCGCGGCATGGGCGTATGTGCAATCACCGGTTGCGGCGCGCTGACGATCAACTACGCAGAGGGTACCGCGACTACCGATGCCGGCGTGGTGATGCGGCGCGGCGACGTGATCACGCTCGACGGCACCGCCGGCGAAGTCATGCTGGGGGATGTTCCCAAGACCGAGGCCAGCAGCAGCGATGACTTCCAGACCCTGCTGTCCTGGGCCGACAAGCACCGCCGGCTCAAGGTGCGGGCCAATGCCGAAACCCCCGAAGACGCCGCCAAGGCACTGGAACTGGGCGCCGAGGGTATCGGCCTGTGCCGTACCGAACACATGTTCTTCGAGGCCGATCGCATCGACCAGATGCGCGGCATGATCCTGGCAGCCAACCGCGAGGAACGGCAGCACTACCTGGACCAACTGCTGACCTACCAGGAGGAGGACATGCTGGCGTTGTTCCGGGTAATGAACGGCCTGCCGGTCACGGTGCGGCTGCTGGACCCGCCGCTGCATGAATTTTTACCCCATACCGAAGATGACATGGCAGCGCTGTCACAGCGCATCGGCAAACCGGTGGCCGCGATCCGCGAGATGACTGAAAGCCTCCAGGAAGTGAATCCGATGCTGGGCTTTCGCGGCTGCCGGCTGTCCATCGTCTACCCTGAAATTACCGAGATGCAGGTCAAGGCGATTATCAGCGCCGCTGTGCGCGCCACCGAGGAGGGCCTCAGGCCACATCCGGAAATCATGATTCCGCTGGTGGTCAACGTGCGCGAGATTCGCCTGATCAGCAAGATCATTGATCGCGGCATACAGGCCGTCATGCAGGAAAAACATGTCTCCATCCCGTACAAGATCGGCACCATGATGGAGACGCCCAGGGCAACCCTGGGTGCCGACCGCCTGGCGGCCGAGGTCGAATTCATGAGCTTCGGTACCAACGATCTGACCCAGATGACTTACGGGTTTTCGCGCGATGATGTGGGCAAGTTCCTGCCCCAGTATCTGGAAAAGAAGCTGGTGGAACAGGACCCGTTCGTGTCGCTGGACACCCGCGCGGTGGGGCGGCTGATGGAAATTGCCGTCACCGAGAGCCGGGCCCGCAAGCCCGGCATCAAATACGGTATCTGTGGCGAACACGGAGGCGATCCGCTCTCGATCCAGTTCTGCCACGACCTGGGTCTGGATTATGTCTCCTGTAGCCCGTTCCGGGTTCCGGTCGCCCGCATTGCCGCCGCCCAGGCCAAGGTGCGCCGGGAGCAGGACAGCTGA
- a CDS encoding flavodoxin, with protein sequence MKSLLLVYHSQSGASAELARACAAAAGTVTGVQLQVLRAWDAGSRELLAADGLLLVAAENSGALSGTMKDFLDRTFYPVGARGPVLPYALLLSAGNDGRGARRQAETILSGYPMKRALETVICRGEVTASHRQRAAELGEAFATGLDMGIF encoded by the coding sequence ATGAAGTCCCTGTTGCTTGTCTATCACAGCCAGAGTGGCGCCAGCGCCGAGCTTGCCCGGGCCTGCGCAGCCGCCGCCGGGACGGTGACCGGCGTGCAGCTGCAGGTGCTCAGGGCCTGGGACGCCGGCAGCCGGGAATTACTGGCGGCCGACGGTCTGTTGCTGGTGGCCGCGGAGAACTCCGGCGCCCTGAGTGGAACGATGAAGGACTTTCTCGACCGCACCTTCTATCCGGTGGGTGCGCGCGGCCCGGTACTCCCATACGCCTTGCTGCTCAGTGCCGGCAATGACGGCCGTGGCGCTCGCCGCCAGGCGGAAACGATACTGTCCGGCTACCCGATGAAAAGGGCGCTGGAGACAGTGATCTGCCGCGGCGAGGTGACCGCCTCGCATCGGCAGCGGGCTGCGGAGTTGGGGGAAGCCTTTGCCACCGGGCTGGATATGGGCATTTTCTGA
- a CDS encoding LysR family transcriptional regulator: protein MDIQNLRAFLLVAEQGSFSLAAERLHLTQPAVSKRVALLEQQLGCELFDRIGRSVTPTEAGLALLPHAKAIVQQLRSAEQAVRDLSGAVGGRLRLATSHHIGLHRLPPVLSTFSETHPQVQIDIEFKDSEQAYDQITQGKTELALVTLAPGNDSNLVTLPLWHDPLAFMIARGHPLAAGGTCTLAELARHPAILPGLNTFTGQIVKRLFAEHALNLQVSMATNYLETIRMMASVGLGWTVLPRSMLDDSLVALAIRETEIERTLGIVYHRSRSLSRAASAFIGILQAFGDAARTDDRPASGGGLATARP, encoded by the coding sequence GTGGACATCCAGAATTTGCGTGCCTTCCTGCTGGTCGCGGAGCAGGGCTCGTTCTCTCTCGCCGCCGAGCGGCTGCACCTGACCCAACCGGCGGTCAGCAAACGGGTTGCACTGCTGGAACAGCAACTGGGCTGCGAGCTGTTCGACCGTATTGGCCGCAGTGTCACCCCCACCGAGGCCGGCCTGGCCCTGCTGCCCCACGCCAAGGCGATCGTGCAGCAGCTGCGCAGTGCCGAGCAGGCGGTACGGGACCTGTCGGGCGCGGTCGGCGGGCGGCTGCGGCTCGCCACCAGTCACCACATCGGCCTGCACCGATTGCCGCCGGTGCTCAGCACCTTCAGCGAGACCCATCCCCAGGTCCAGATCGACATCGAGTTCAAGGATTCGGAACAGGCCTACGACCAGATCACACAGGGCAAGACCGAGCTGGCACTGGTTACCCTGGCCCCGGGCAATGACAGCAACCTGGTCACACTGCCGCTGTGGCACGATCCGCTGGCCTTCATGATCGCGCGCGGTCACCCGCTGGCAGCGGGCGGAACCTGCACCCTGGCCGAGCTGGCGCGGCACCCGGCCATCCTGCCGGGCCTCAACACCTTTACCGGGCAGATCGTGAAGCGGCTGTTCGCGGAGCACGCGCTGAACCTGCAGGTGTCGATGGCCACCAACTATCTGGAAACCATCCGCATGATGGCATCGGTCGGTCTGGGCTGGACGGTGCTGCCACGCAGCATGCTGGACGATTCGCTGGTAGCGCTGGCAATCAGGGAAACAGAGATCGAGCGCACGCTGGGCATTGTCTACCACCGCAGCCGCAGCCTGTCGCGGGCCGCCAGTGCCTTTATCGGTATCCTGCAGGCCTTTGGCGACGCGGCGAGGACCGATGACCGGCCGGCCTCCGGCGGTGGACTCGCCACAGCCAGGCCCTGA
- the leuB gene encoding 3-isopropylmalate dehydrogenase, with the protein MGKRILVLPGDGIGPEIMAEAVRVLEVVDRRFGLDLSLDRGLLGGAALDVHGEPLPAATLAQARAADAILLGAVGGPKWDPVERHLRPERGLLGLRSELCLFGNLRPAILYPQLADASSLKPEVVAGLDILIVRELTGGIYFGEPRGIRTLDNGERQGFNTYVYSESEIRRIGRLAFDLARRRDRRVCSVDKSNVLEVTVLWREVMEEVARDYPDVSLSHMYVDNAAMQLVRAPRQFDVMVTGNMFGDILSDAAAMLTGSIGMLPSASLDENGRGMYEPCHGSAPDIAGQGKANPLATILSVAMMLRYTLACPEAAAAIEQAVGDVLDRGLRTADIAGSDGAAVSTSAMGDAVVAALRA; encoded by the coding sequence ATGGGCAAGCGTATTCTGGTATTGCCGGGGGATGGTATCGGTCCCGAGATCATGGCCGAGGCGGTGCGGGTACTGGAGGTGGTGGACCGGCGCTTCGGCCTCGACCTGAGTCTGGACCGGGGTCTGCTGGGCGGCGCCGCACTGGATGTGCACGGGGAGCCGCTGCCGGCGGCAACCCTGGCCCAGGCGCGGGCCGCCGATGCGATCCTGCTGGGCGCGGTGGGCGGGCCGAAATGGGATCCAGTGGAGCGGCATCTGCGCCCGGAGCGGGGCCTGCTGGGACTGCGCTCGGAACTGTGCCTGTTCGGCAATCTGCGGCCTGCGATCCTGTATCCGCAGCTCGCCGATGCCTCCAGCCTCAAGCCGGAGGTCGTGGCCGGGCTGGATATCCTGATCGTGCGGGAGCTGACCGGTGGCATCTATTTTGGCGAACCCCGGGGTATCCGTACGCTGGACAATGGCGAGCGGCAGGGCTTCAATACCTATGTCTACAGCGAGTCGGAAATCCGCCGTATTGGCCGTCTCGCCTTCGATCTGGCCCGCCGGCGCGACCGGCGCGTGTGCTCGGTGGACAAGAGCAACGTGCTGGAGGTCACCGTGCTCTGGCGCGAGGTCATGGAGGAGGTGGCGCGGGACTACCCAGACGTCAGCCTCAGCCACATGTATGTGGACAACGCCGCCATGCAACTGGTGCGGGCACCCAGGCAATTTGATGTAATGGTGACCGGCAACATGTTCGGCGACATCCTGTCGGACGCGGCGGCAATGCTGACCGGCTCCATCGGTATGTTACCCTCTGCCTCATTGGATGAGAATGGCAGGGGCATGTACGAGCCATGCCACGGCTCGGCACCGGATATCGCAGGGCAGGGCAAAGCCAACCCGCTGGCCACCATCCTGTCGGTGGCGATGATGCTGCGCTACACCCTGGCCTGTCCCGAGGCTGCCGCCGCGATAGAGCAGGCGGTGGGCGATGTGCTGGACCGGGGCCTGCGCACCGCCGACATCGCCGGCAGCGATGGCGCCGCAGTCTCTACCAGCGCGATGGGCGATGCGGTGGTCGCCGCGTTGCGCGCCTGA
- the leuD gene encoding 3-isopropylmalate dehydratase small subunit, translating into MRSFTVLDGLVAPLDRANVDTDLIIPKQFLKSIKRSGFGPNLFDQLRYLDEGEPGVDCAGRPLNPEFPLNQARYQGASILLTRENFGCGSSREHAPWALEDYGFRCIVAPSFADIFYNNCFKNGILPVALEAEVVEDLFRQLYAAEGYRLQVDLEQQQLRTPGGAVFDFEVDDFRKHCLLKGLDDIGVTLESAEAISRFEAQWRQRSPWLFGSMTREAG; encoded by the coding sequence ATGAGAAGTTTTACCGTACTTGACGGCCTGGTCGCGCCGCTGGACCGCGCCAATGTCGACACCGACCTGATCATTCCCAAGCAGTTTCTGAAATCCATCAAGCGCAGCGGTTTCGGCCCCAACCTGTTCGACCAGCTGCGCTATCTGGATGAGGGCGAGCCGGGCGTGGATTGCGCCGGGCGCCCGTTGAATCCGGAATTCCCGCTCAACCAGGCCCGCTACCAGGGCGCCTCCATCCTGCTGACGCGGGAGAACTTCGGCTGCGGCTCCAGCCGCGAACACGCGCCCTGGGCGCTGGAAGACTACGGCTTTCGCTGTATCGTCGCGCCCAGCTTCGCCGACATTTTCTACAACAACTGCTTCAAGAACGGCATCCTGCCAGTGGCGCTGGAGGCAGAGGTGGTCGAGGACCTGTTCCGCCAGCTCTATGCCGCCGAGGGCTACCGGTTGCAGGTCGACCTGGAACAGCAGCAACTGCGGACTCCCGGCGGTGCCGTGTTCGATTTCGAGGTGGACGATTTTCGCAAGCACTGCCTGCTCAAGGGGTTGGACGATATCGGCGTCACGCTGGAGAGCGCCGAGGCCATCAGCCGCTTCGAGGCGCAGTGGCGCCAGCGCTCGCCCTGGCTGTTTGGCAGCATGACACGGGAGGCCGGTTGA